One stretch of Rosistilla oblonga DNA includes these proteins:
- a CDS encoding ABC transporter ATP-binding protein: MQSHHAIDIQDLRKTYRSGIFRRRGQQALRGVSLNVRPGEVFGLLGPNGAGKTTLIKILLGIVHKSAGSATMLGHAAGSQASRSRVGYLPESLRVAKHHTARTALNFYGRLSRMSSQQIARRSDELLDLVGLRQRDRESVRGFSKGMGQRLGLAQALLHDPDLLILDEPTDGLDPLGRSQVRDIINELKGQGKTIFLNSHILQEVEMICDRFAIMAQGELKAIGSIDDLRGTNGRSSATLIVSRLSSETVAALNQGEAAVRTEAIDPDLQRLLVDECPQSELDRIVDLLRGAGASIHQIQRGSSTLEQIFLSLVQPQPLESL; the protein is encoded by the coding sequence GTGCAATCGCATCACGCTATCGACATCCAAGACCTTCGCAAAACCTATCGCTCGGGGATCTTTCGCAGACGAGGGCAACAGGCGCTGCGCGGCGTTTCGTTAAACGTCCGCCCCGGCGAAGTCTTCGGTCTGCTGGGCCCCAACGGCGCGGGCAAGACGACACTGATCAAGATCCTGTTGGGAATCGTCCACAAGTCGGCGGGTTCCGCGACGATGCTGGGACACGCTGCCGGCAGCCAAGCCAGTCGCAGCCGAGTCGGTTACCTGCCCGAAAGCCTACGTGTCGCCAAGCATCACACCGCACGAACGGCGCTCAATTTCTACGGCCGGCTGAGTCGGATGTCCTCCCAACAGATCGCTCGCCGCAGCGATGAACTGTTGGATCTCGTCGGCCTGCGACAGCGCGATCGCGAATCGGTCCGCGGATTCAGCAAGGGGATGGGGCAGCGACTGGGACTCGCCCAAGCCCTGCTGCACGATCCCGACCTGTTGATCCTCGACGAACCGACCGATGGGCTCGACCCGCTGGGCCGTTCGCAGGTCCGCGACATCATTAATGAACTCAAAGGCCAGGGCAAAACGATCTTCCTGAACAGCCATATTTTGCAAGAGGTCGAAATGATCTGCGACCGGTTTGCGATCATGGCTCAGGGGGAACTCAAAGCGATCGGTTCGATCGATGATCTCCGCGGCACCAACGGCCGATCCTCGGCGACATTGATCGTCAGCCGCTTGTCTAGCGAAACGGTCGCGGCGCTGAACCAAGGCGAGGCCGCGGTCCGAACCGAAGCGATCGATCCCGATCTGCAACGCTTGCTTGTCGACGAATGCCCGCAAAGCGAACTGGATCGGATCGTCGACCTGTTGCGCGGCGCTGGTGCCAGCATCCATCAAATCCAACGCGGTTCATCGACGTTGGAACAAATCTTCCTCTCTCTGGTCCAGCCTCAACCGCTCGAGTCATTGTGA
- a CDS encoding ABC transporter permease, producing the protein MKPYIAVVTDAFREALASRVLWIVSLGVFVFLAVLAPLGLRDEVTTQFKRFDVTSSQRLKSLLENSARSTRDTAASQVVNALDPDLQTRLRDAGKPNVKRLRTHEVLDGLNNLLDEQDWYDAELWKSTTRLSELRELDQADAESLNEVQQRRRNRLRLEAALPGAFHPRSGDSVRLRYAMFDFPDAFVLTRTQFVEILNKIALPLIVNLLLGVLGVFIAILVTGSIIPEMFQSGSLQLLLSKPIGRSLLFLSKFLGGCSFVFVNITLMIVGLWLIVGFRLQIWNHNLLLCIPLFVFLFIVYYSVSAVAGLIWRNAIVSIAVTVIFWMACFLVEVTHEIFDQFVAQPATIRQIAETDGDLFATTQKGEVIRYGQSDSHWQTVLEAEFGSGTRAMGPLVIPQAQQVLVAQIRGGRFNPFSGSNDTLQLLTEQENWKPIDGISLPPGTREMFAGADGSLIVYGTRGISRAGNTLESESTEAPATGMLSGLLSMLKSETAGFTVISPTDLSLDTPMSVAGVPTSQSFVVYTRGRLIRLVAGDDQKLTIDREINLSGAANQRAAIAATARQLVIAREDSGVEIYDLQSLEKLHDVPLDTVGKPTQLNTPADGGDRVAIRFADKTVQLFDTSTGKPLSVSVPKQGSITSLDWIDSQQLLIAYDLDRALTLDVTTGEVIQQWQPGRDVWRIVQDWIVRPLHAVFPKPGELGETVEGIVIGEREIEAGPPSEVDLAYDRRILKIWQPLLNCGVFTLLMLGCGCYYVSRQDF; encoded by the coding sequence GTGAAACCGTACATCGCCGTTGTCACCGACGCGTTTCGCGAAGCGCTCGCCTCACGCGTTCTGTGGATCGTCTCGTTAGGCGTCTTCGTCTTCCTAGCCGTCCTTGCGCCGCTGGGACTTCGCGACGAAGTCACCACGCAATTCAAACGCTTCGACGTCACCAGCAGCCAGCGGCTGAAGTCGCTGCTGGAAAATTCGGCTCGCTCGACGCGTGATACGGCGGCATCGCAAGTCGTCAACGCGTTGGATCCCGACTTGCAAACGCGGCTCCGCGACGCTGGCAAACCGAATGTCAAACGCCTGCGAACGCATGAGGTTCTCGACGGGCTAAACAATCTTTTGGATGAACAGGATTGGTACGACGCGGAGCTTTGGAAATCGACGACACGGCTGAGCGAACTGCGAGAACTCGACCAAGCCGACGCGGAGAGTCTGAACGAGGTTCAACAGCGTCGGCGGAACCGCTTGCGATTGGAAGCGGCTCTGCCGGGAGCGTTCCATCCGCGATCGGGCGATTCGGTCCGACTGCGGTATGCGATGTTCGATTTCCCCGATGCGTTTGTGCTCACGCGAACTCAGTTCGTCGAAATCCTCAACAAGATCGCGCTCCCGTTGATCGTCAATCTGTTGCTTGGCGTGCTGGGTGTCTTTATCGCGATCCTGGTCACCGGATCGATCATCCCCGAAATGTTCCAAAGCGGTTCGCTGCAACTGCTGCTCAGCAAACCGATCGGCCGCTCGCTGTTGTTCCTCTCCAAATTCCTTGGCGGATGTTCGTTTGTATTCGTCAATATCACGTTGATGATCGTTGGACTTTGGTTGATCGTCGGCTTTCGCTTGCAGATCTGGAACCACAACCTGCTGCTCTGCATCCCGTTGTTCGTCTTTCTGTTTATCGTCTACTACAGCGTTTCCGCCGTGGCGGGATTGATCTGGCGAAACGCGATCGTATCGATCGCCGTGACAGTGATCTTCTGGATGGCCTGTTTTCTTGTCGAAGTCACCCACGAGATCTTCGACCAATTTGTCGCTCAACCCGCGACGATCCGACAGATCGCTGAGACCGACGGCGACCTGTTTGCCACGACGCAGAAGGGAGAAGTGATTCGGTACGGCCAATCCGATTCGCACTGGCAGACGGTTTTGGAAGCGGAGTTTGGCAGCGGTACGCGAGCGATGGGACCGCTGGTGATACCGCAAGCCCAGCAGGTTCTGGTCGCCCAGATCCGCGGCGGGCGATTCAATCCGTTTTCGGGAAGCAACGACACCTTGCAACTGTTGACCGAACAGGAGAACTGGAAACCGATCGACGGGATCTCACTGCCGCCGGGGACCCGCGAGATGTTCGCCGGTGCCGACGGATCGTTGATCGTGTACGGAACTCGAGGCATCTCCCGCGCCGGCAACACGCTCGAATCCGAATCGACCGAAGCTCCCGCCACCGGAATGCTCTCGGGTTTGTTGTCGATGCTGAAATCGGAAACCGCCGGCTTTACGGTGATCAGCCCGACCGATCTGAGTCTCGACACGCCGATGAGTGTCGCTGGTGTGCCGACGTCGCAGTCCTTTGTTGTCTACACTCGCGGCCGCCTGATCCGATTGGTCGCCGGCGACGATCAAAAACTGACGATCGATCGAGAGATCAACCTGTCTGGAGCGGCGAACCAACGCGCAGCGATCGCCGCAACCGCGCGGCAGCTTGTCATTGCAAGGGAGGACTCGGGCGTCGAGATCTACGATCTGCAATCGCTCGAAAAACTGCACGACGTTCCGCTCGACACCGTCGGAAAACCGACTCAACTGAATACGCCCGCCGACGGAGGCGATCGGGTTGCGATCCGATTTGCCGACAAGACAGTCCAATTGTTCGACACGTCGACCGGCAAACCACTGAGCGTCTCGGTTCCAAAGCAGGGATCGATCACCAGTCTCGATTGGATCGATTCGCAGCAGTTATTGATCGCATACGATCTCGACCGCGCACTGACGCTCGACGTCACCACCGGCGAGGTGATCCAGCAATGGCAACCCGGACGCGACGTCTGGCGGATCGTCCAGGACTGGATCGTACGACCGCTGCATGCTGTCTTCCCCAAGCCTGGCGAATTGGGAGAAACAGTCGAAGGGATCGTGATCGGCGAGCGTGAGATCGAAGCGGGGCCACCATCGGAAGTCGATTTGGCATACGACCGCCGGATATTAAAGATCTGGCAACCGCTGCTGAACTGCGGGGTCTTCACTCTGTTGATGCTCGGCTGTGGATGTTATTACGTCTCGCGACAAGACTTTTAG